The genomic region AGTATACTACCTTGATCGTGACTTAGACTTGTGTTTGCGGCTTGCCTTCTTACCAGACCTTTGAGATTTCTCCATGGATCGTGACCGACTATGCTTTGATTTCTTAGCCttcttttctttgctgcttcctggtGATTCAGAACTGCTCCTGACACTAGATTCAGAGTCTGAATGTCTTTTACTATCTTTGGTAGAACTTTTTTTGCTTTCCTGTCTAGAATCCTGTCTTAAAATTTTAGCAGACATTGAATTGCTGCGAGAGAGAGCTCTTTCACTATCTCTTTTTCTCTTTAACCTACTTTCATCATGATTGCCAGACTTactgtctttttcttcttttctttgcttctcttttcttttctcctggTCTCTCTCCCGTTCTCTGTTCTTCTTCCTATCTTTATCTATGCTCCTACTTCGTTCCTTTTTCCTCTCTTGATCTTTACCATCACCCTTGTGTTTGTGCCTATTTCCACTAAGACTTCTATGCTGGTCATCACTTTTACGCCTATCTCGACTCCTGCTGCGACTAGCACGACTAGCTCGCCTATCCCTTGAGTGACTACTGCTTCTATGCTTCTCCCAACTTCTTTCCCGGGAAGGACTACGATTTTTTCGTCTCTCCCCCTTGTCCATGCTATTTCTACTAGACCGTCTCCTTTCTCTTATCTTTTCCCTACTTCTACTCCTCTCTCTCCTATTTCTATGAGAATAACTCCTACTTCTGCTGCGCCTAATTTTATGTGCTGGAGATCTACTGTGACTACGTCTCTTCTTCCTTTTAGGAGAGGAAGACCGTGAAGAACTGCGGCTACTACCTGAGCTTGTACTATATGATGTACTAGACACAGTACTGCTGCTACTACTGCTTCTACTGTTGCTGCTAGTGGTACCACTAGTTGAACTTCTTGACCTACTCCTTCCtgttctctctttttctttaacCTCTTTTTTGGGTTCTATATCTGGTGCAGTTTCACCTGGAGatcttttcttttcattaaaCACATCATCCTCTGTTTCCTTCGCTTCCTGTGGTGCTGAATTGCTATTTTgctctttattaatgaattcattCATCTCTTTTGcaattttttcattttgtagTTTTTCTTCTGGAAAAgcataagaaagaaaaaaaccagAAATAAATGCCAAATAATGTGGTACAGATACATGGCAAGAGAACAAATGTGCTGTCCTTCTTGGCTAAGGAACATGTTCCTAGACCACCTTAGTCATTTTTAGGAAACAATTCACTTGCCACCATCCTCACTACACCACCATCTTCAAGTTCCAAAAAAATCCCCCCACCCAGTGCTTAATACTGTTTAACATATAGGATTTAATTCACAAGCCTGTAATGACAGGGAGCTGCATTGGATGACCTAATTTTATGACACTATAATTTAGAAGTGATTTCTAAAACCTgctttctgatttatttttttttaaaggcgaaACAGGCGATATTTTTAACAGTTTTGGATGCTATTTTTGTTTACATAACTCAATTTTGGCAAGTGATTAATTCATACTTTATGTTCATATTTTAAACATATCTGAACTTGGTGCATATGAGTAAGAGAAACCATTCTGTTTCCATGACGACAAAATCACCTCAAAGCGATAGGTACTGCAAGACGTGTTAACTTCTCCATTCCACCCTGACAGACCACATCTCTAGAAAAGGATAGTGGAGACTCCATACTCACGCATTCAATCATTAGGTTCTTTGTTGAGACTAATTAGCAATgttgtggagggagagggagcatgATTCTAGTGGACATCTGTCCACTAGAACCAAGactaaaggcttgtctatacATGGAGTTGATCCTAAGTAACTCCATGTATTGATGTTATCTGGAATAAGACTGttcacacatggagttaatcaggaacaaCTCCATGTATAGACAAGCCTTCAGCATACCAGACTGCTGACAGATCACTACCAGTATGGACCAAAGTCAAACTGGTGACATGAAAGTAAAAAGGTTATATATCCCATTTCCAAGTTCCCCAAATCATCCAGaccttccatatattttattttaaaatagcccTTAAGCACGAAAAATAAATACTTATCATGAACTGTATAAGGTTTTTCAGTGCATTATACACATTTTAAACATATTAAAGGATTAAGATACCTTTAAGGggtaaaaaataattttagaatACTTTTTCCCcttcaatataattttttttaaatagcagaacAAGACACTGTTACATTAAATGAATACATCACCAAAAATCTCAGCTATCCAGAAAATCTGTACGTGCTCACCTTTTACAATTCAATTATAATCAACTCTGATATACAGCACACACAGATGTGGAGTAACAAGATATGTTTGTTTCAGCTGCATGTTGGGGGGCAACCGTTGCCCCCCAAAATTCTACATAAAACTGAGTCGGCTGTACCTCACTGATCACAGATAAGGATTATAGTTGTGATCCAAAAATGCACTCAACCAGGGTAAAGCAGTTCTGTTGCAATAAAGCTTTTTTTGTCTATTTATGATAGGAAACATCAATTTACTGCTCTATCTGGTGATAACTTAGTCTGGCTAAATAGCTATGCACAACTCCATTGTTTGCTTGCTGTGACAGTTTAAATGGCAAAGTGAATACCTCAGAAGAGAAGTGTTTTCTAGCTAATGGGCTTGGGCCCATAGCTTTAATATTGCCTTTAAATGGGGAATATTACATGATGAGCAGAAGactaaagaaaaatagtattgttttcatgtaaatatcctaatataaatacaaataaaagcaGGGGAAGAGAAACTGAAAATTTAAAGAGGCAACATGGTTTCTAAACAGAAAGAGTTTAAAAGCCACACAAAACTTCGTTTGAGATACACAGATGCAATAAGTAAGTGTGTGTTCATGTAAGAACTGCCTTATGAAGAGACCATCTTTTACAGGGGTGGGAAAAAACCCAGGAGAATGAAGTGATCTGGAAGAGTTTTTGGATCATTTTCACTTCAAGCttcacaaaaaaacccaccttcttGAATATTCAGCAATGACAAAGGTTCTGTGTTTGCTCATGTTTAACTAGAAGTAATCGAGAAGGCCAGGAAATTATTATAAGGACCACCttgaaaacaaatttaaaatatccTTTCAAAATTCCATAGTTTCAATATTTTTCCTCAGGGAGACCTCTTCTCCCTCATGTGACCACAATACAGATCACTTCCACATTCCTCTCCTTTGATATATGCACTTAATACACCTAAAAAGAGAGGAATGGAAACTAAATGTTGAGATATCACACCTCTTTATAAAGAACGGCTGATCCAGGTCAGCTTCCAGGCCtttaaacaaaaaggagaaaatgtCCAACTTCAACGCAACATGAAATAAATATGCCAGTGATACACTGTTTGAACTTTAACTTCCGTGCCACCATCAGATCCTGACTGAAATAATGAATTGCCTACAGCCCCCTTTTTTAAGCAAAATGATTGGTAAACATTATTCTCTGCCTACATCCAGTGAACTTACCCCACTCTGAGACTTAAGTGAGCCTCTCACCCATGCATGTACCAAGCACCACTGCTCTCCAGGCAGGAAACACAGAAGTAACTCCAGCAAATTGTCTTGTGCTGTAACCATCATGCATGAGGGGGGACTTAATATCCAAAGTGTTAGGAGAGGTAGGCCAGAGAGAGCTCTGATCAAGGCTATGTTCTCCGAAACTATAGTTGGAGTGACTGAATATGAAAACTGGAACCGACACCAAGTTATGAAGATACACATGTAAATATATCTAGTTGCATAATCTGAGATCCTGAAAGGAACACTTTAGCAGAGTATCTAACCTGGAAGTGTTTTCTGCAATGGGACAAGGAACTTTTGGCTGGTTTTGAGAACCCAAAAACCCAAAGGAACGTCTTACTGTTTGAATGAATGAGTATGTGAATGCAGGCCTCTTGTAGAATTCCTTCCATTTGACTTGCTGAATCATGGACAATTGAGTCTCCGAAATTAGATTGGCACACAGAAAACAGAGTTCACTTTTTTCATATTTAGAATAGAGTGGAACCCAACAGGTGCCTTAGGCTACAAAAAGCAGTGAATATATCTCTACATCTGCTTTAAGAAATTGCATATCCTGGGTCTTACTTTCTTCAAGGATTGAGCAGTCACAAATCACTCCAAACCAACTTTCAGCAGTTTGAAAGAAGATAATCCCTCTGGCTGAGGACTGCTCAGCTTTCTCTCAGAGACCCAAGTTGCAGTATGATTttctttgggggaagagggggaaaaacccTAAGGCAAACAAGCAACATAAAAGTCTAACTATCCACAAAGAAGCATCCTATGCTAATCTAGCCCTAATGAAGTGACAAGAGAAAAATTCTAAAAGGCAGGGAAAGGGGGAAATCCCCAAAAAATCATAGCTTATCCAGCACCAAGTTTTCACCATCTAGTGAGAGAGAGAACCAGACTGCCCCTTTGAAATGGGGAATGACATCACAagagttaaaatatttttcatgtatTTAGAATGTATATACAAAATTCTTCATCTGCACAAGCTCTTTTCTTCATCCACTAGTAGGCTGACATATATCCACTGTGTAGCCTGACAAATAGGTTTGGAGAATGGTTCTCAACCTGAGAATACTTTGTAAATGTACACTATTTCAAAGATCCTTGTGCAATGCAGTCCTTGTAAAATTAATTCGCATGTGAAGGGACAACGTAAGGCGTATGTCCCACTTTAAAGAACAGTGGAGAAAAGGCTTCATATGGTCCCTCTCCAgaggggtgaattttaccctaAATCAGGGTTGATATGTTAAAGGAATTTACTTTTGAAAACTATCTGTAGAACCCTGAACatatacaaaatttgtatctgcatctgatctgCAAAAACAATTTGTGGATATCCACAGATATAAATCGGATAtccatggatttgcagggctctatctGTTGtgatttgctcttttaaaactaagAAAGTAAATAAATAGTCTATGAAGAACATATATAATGGATTTTacaagcaggaaagaaaaaaaaaggacacAAAACCAGTTTTTGGCAAAGTATCTCAAACACATTTCTGAGCAAAACTTTAGAATTAAGGAACATCATTTTTATATAAGGCTCCATATGTtttagcatatatatatatatcactacCCCACACATATTCCACTAAGTTGTAAAATGTATGCATGCATATGTTTTTACAGCAGGAACACATTTAAGTGACTTACCTTCTAGCTGTTTTTCTAGTAATAGTTgctgttctctctcttttctccaaaATGCTTCCTGTTTTTGCCTGATTCTGTGTCGTAGTTCCTCATCATCAGTATCAGATGATTCAGAGCCTCTGTCACTCCTCTCATCTTCACTGTCTCCTGATCCATAACCACCCAGTCCACCTGCGTGCATAAAGCCCAGTCTATCACGAGGAAAGATTAAGCCTTGTTCTTAATATTTCTGTGGGGCAAAGAGGAGAGTACATTGCCCTTCTTTCACTTTCTCTTCTCTGAAGAAGCCACTTATTCTTAGGGAAGTGCCAATGCTGGTTGACTGAAGTGTTCAAGGCCCCCATTTCTGTACTGATGCTTATTATCTGGGTTTACTCCTTCTGGAACAGCTTGTCTATTTCTCAGCAAGCAACCACTGTGATCATGGCACTTTTCTCATTGTATGGAagggcaaaaaaagctccatatAGAGCCAGTAACAATGCCTTCCCATGTATCAGCAAGCGCACAGACAAAGCAGTGAAATGCCTGGGACCCTGTCCCTGAAGACATCTCTGCAATGACTTCGGCAGCCTTCAGTTGTCCAGGGTTTAGAATTCCTGAATGCCATATCAACTTTTCTACTGTGGTTTAGAAAATACTGTACgtcaaaaggtacagagatggaaTAAAAATGGGACTTCCCTCGCCCCCAAAAGAAAGATCTGAGTATATACACTGGACTGATACAAAGTAACCTTAAACATCTGAGACAGAGGCATTTTACTTTCTTTCCATTTGAGTTTCTCTTAATCTTTATTACAATTAGTTTAAAAACAGATGAATAATTGGGACAGAGAACATTTCACCTTATGTAAAGGAGTTCAACAAAGTTCGCAATATCGTGTAATCAGCACATGATCATTGACATTTTATTGTAGCACTGCTACTAGACTATGGTAAGATGACAACATTGGGAAAGAGCTTTTCCTATTACATCTCAGAACGCAATTCTACGTTTCACATCCTGGACATCTTCAGATTGATAATCGTGGACATGGGAGCTTTA from Mauremys mutica isolate MM-2020 ecotype Southern chromosome 3, ASM2049712v1, whole genome shotgun sequence harbors:
- the PNISR gene encoding arginine/serine-rich protein PNISR; translation: MWDQGGQPWQQWPLNQQQWMQSFQHQQDPSQIDWAALAQAWIAQREASGQQSVVEQQGMMPNGQDISGIEPGPNNHGNFQGDPNFNRMWQPEWGMPHQPPHPPPDQQWMPPAPGPMEIVPPSEDSNSQDSGEFAPDNRHIFNQNNHNFGGPPDNFAMGPVNQFDYQHGAAFGPPQGGFHPPYWQPGPPGPPGPPAPSAPPQNRRERPSFRDRQRSPIAMPVKQEPPQIDAVKRRTLPAWIREGLEKMEREKQKKLEKERMEQQRSQMSKKEKKASEEAEEGDGPRLPQKSKFDSDEEEDDIENTEAASVGKVSRSPSPAPQEEQSEPEMTEEEKEYQMMMLTKLLLTEILLDVTNEEIYYVAKDVHRKATKAPAKQLAQSSALASLTGLGGLGGYGSGDSEDERSDRGSESSDTDDEELRHRIRQKQEAFWRKEREQQLLLEKQLEEEKLQNEKIAKEMNEFINKEQNSNSAPQEAKETEDDVFNEKKRSPGETAPDIEPKKEVKEKERTGRSRSRSSTSGTTSSNSRSSSSSSTVSSTSYSTSSGSSRSSSRSSSPKRKKRRSHSRSPAHKIRRSRSRSYSHRNRRERSRSREKIRERRRSSRNSMDKGERRKNRSPSRERSWEKHRSSSHSRDRRASRASRSRSRDRRKSDDQHRSLSGNRHKHKGDGKDQERKKERSRSIDKDRKKNRERERDQEKRKEKQRKEEKDSKSGNHDESRLKRKRDSERALSRSNSMSAKILRQDSRQESKKSSTKDSKRHSDSESSVRSSSESPGSSKEKKAKKSKHSRSRSMEKSQRSGKKASRKHKSKSRSRSTTPPRRKR